The following are encoded in a window of Panicum virgatum strain AP13 chromosome 5N, P.virgatum_v5, whole genome shotgun sequence genomic DNA:
- the LOC120673160 gene encoding protein DELETION OF SUV3 SUPPRESSOR 1(I)-like: MATAPAPADPKAEAAKMDLLEDDDEFEEFEIDQEWDDKEEGNEAVQQWEDDWDDDDVNDDFSQQLRKELEGAQKS; encoded by the exons ATGGCaacggcaccggcgccggcggaccCGAAGGCGGAGGCGGCCAAGATGGACCTcctggaggacgacgacgagttcGAGGAGTTCGAGATCGACCAAG AATGGGACGACAAGGAAGAAGGCAATGAAGCTGTCCAGCAGTGGGAGGACGACTGGGATGATGATGACGTTAATGATGATTTCTCGCAGCAGCTGAGGAAAGAACTGGAGGGAGCCCAGAAGAGCTGA